The DNA segment CTAGACTGTCCCCCTTGTATAACTGCAACTCAAGTGTTTCCATTCTTGAAGGACTGAAGGATCTGCATAAACCTTTGGAAGTTTGCTGACTTCCTAGATGATTAGAGTTATCAGCCACCAAGGCGCTCTCTCTCTTTAAACAAAGCAAAAGCCTTTGTGGAAATTCTTCTTTTCTCTCCATCAGCACTAAGAAAATAGATTCATTCATGAGTTTAATCCCCCGTTGGCTCTCAAGAACTGAACTGACAGATGGTAGAGAtgctcaagctgtgtctacatttgcattcctctttcaaaagaggcatgcaaatgaggcactgatttacatatctggcatctcatttgcatatcctttcaGAGGattctttcagggaaaaaaaagggaaTGTAGATGGAGTGCCttaaaaagaacccttcttcctattttgcttcaggaagaagggctctttcaaagatggggtttatgttTAAAAAAGCCTCGTCTACACTGGTTGCTTTCTTtttgaaaagaagctcttttgaaaggagaatatgctaATGATCTATCAGATagggcaaatgaggcactgatttacctttcaatttccttcatttgtatgcctcttttgaaagtggaatgcaagtgtagacacatcttcAACATATATGACAGATAGCAttctcccactaaagtcaatgagcttgtcattgacttcagtggggccaagattttGCCCAGTGTGCCTGTGACCAGACTGAACCTGTTCTCCATGAATGATAATTGGTACATTAGCAAGCTGATCAATGTGACTTTCTCACTTCATTTCTCTTTATGCCAGGTTTTTAAGGTATTCATCCCTGTTACTTTATTTACCATCTAACTTTGTAAATATGAATAGTGCATCCATCATGCTTGCTTGTGAGTGCTGTTTCCACAGAGATGCAATAAAATGTCTTTCACTCTGGTTACTGTTTTGATAGTGAAAGAATACTACTTAGATATAATTTGGTATCCATCGATAACTGTATTTAAACCAAATTTTAATGGATATTCTAGACATTAAATGCTGTCTTCATTTTACAGAAATCCAAGAAATTCCAAGTGAAAGATGTCAGAGAGCTGCTCAGTgctgtgtatttttaaaagaggACGATTGTCTTCTAGCAACAGTGTGAAATATTCCAGCTTTAAAGACTCTTCTTCTGCTTCCATATTTCATGACAGCGGATACAATTCATCATTAAAAGACCCTAGCTTAGATCATACTGATGCAGAACATAAAGATGAACTGAGGACAAGCAGTCATTCATTACTGCATGAGTATTGTGAACATTCACACCCTAATTTAATAATTCCAGTGTTGTCTCCCATTGAAAATGAGAAGAATTCTGTCTCCTTATTTGAAAGAAAAGAGGGAACTGTAACTACAGATTTTTTCGAAACCCCTAAAGTAAGTAAAAAAGATTCATCGCTGCGTAGGAGACTACTTCTGTCCAAAACTGCTTTGGGAAGCACTGTGGGAGGCTTCGAAAGACAAGCCAATTCTTCCTGTTGCAGTAAGAAAAACATATTGCCTCATGCTCTCAGTTTTGAAGAAAGACTTTCAAAAAGTTCTTCGTATTCTCCAAGAGATAACACATACAAACCTCTAGCtactagcactttaaaaactgaaGAGTCTAGTCCTGTTTGCCAAAAATTTAGGCTTGCCTTTTCACAACAAAGGACGTCTACAATAGATGATTCCAAATGTAAAAACAACTGCTTATTAGAACCTGAATGTTTATCTCCAATTCACCCTAATATTTCTAAGGACAGTATTCTTGACAAGACTCCTAATCAGTTCAGTGATAGTGCCCTTGTAAGTGCTAATGATGAAAGCACTTACCTGGAATTGCTCTCTACCCCTACATGTTGTATGTTGTCTAACACAAATGAGAATAAAGTTGTGACTTCAGTTAGCAACCTGATAGCAGATTTTAATTTGGATTTACTTGACATAAATGCTCCCCCCACTCATGTGGTAAATGGCTCAGACATTTCAGTGCCTGAAGATAGCAGGTTTGATTCCCTTGTTCTGGGTAAATCGGAAGATTCCTCTTCAGATCATGAGGGATCTTTCCAAGAACTTCTTCAAAAACAGAAGGAAGTGTCAGAACTTCTGGATGCTAAAAGAAAATTGAGAAAACTAGACCGAGTGAGGAGGTTATCCACTCTTCGGGAACGGGGCTCACAGTCGGAGACAGAAGAAGACTATAATGTTACACTAATTACTTCAGAACATAAATCAAAAGTATCAAGAGACCCTGCCAGTGAAGACAGGGGATTGGTTTTTAATGAGAATAGTGGAGATTTTGTTCTAAATCTTGGGGATTTATCAAGAACACCTGCTTTACAGGTAGTCCATGAAATCTTCATGCGAAGCAAAAGAAAAGGAGCACAAAAAAATGGACTCTTGGAGAACACGGGGAGAGCTGACATGTCTGTATTAGAACATATTCTTTCCGGACTTATAGGCAAAAAAATGGGCCTTGAAAAATTAGATATTTTAACAGAATTAAAATACAGAGATTTAAAGCATATTCTTGCTATAGTTTTAGATGCCGTGACTGTGGAAAGTCTGTGCAGGTAAGAAATAGCtatatatttttctaaaatttgAAAATAATTGTTTCTTTTCCTATTAATGAATTGCAGAACTGGAAAATTAGCTTGAACAGTATAATCTAAGTAACAAAATACCAAGTTACTAGTGATGCATTTGAAGTCACTGAGGTGTTAGACCATAATTAAAAATGACATTTGATCTAATAATAAAACATATTTCCCATATGGTTTTGTAATCAGTGAAAATATTCATAAATGTTAATCTCTGCTCAGTTCCCAGGGAATCAGCACATGATGCTGCAATATTTTGTTGTAAgtctaaaaatatttaaacaaaaataagtgGTATAAGACCCTAGGAAATTACGGTGTAATAAGAAGTTTGGGGGACACATCCCAGGTCCAAAACTGGCCTTGGTTCAGTTTCTTCCCACCCCCAATAGCCTCATTCCAGCTGCCTCTAGTTATTGAGCTCCTCCCCCCCAGCTTTTGCCTCCTTCAGTCCGAGCACCATCTCCGCCAGGTCTGATGAACCCCTCCCTCACCACCACTGTGGTCATGTCCAGTTCCACTTCACCCTACCTCCCCACACAGACTCAGGAGCTCTGATACATCCCCCCTAGTTCTGTGCCAACCCTCTTTCCCTCAGATGTTGATCCACTCCATTCTCCTAATCCATGCAAAGCACTCAATGATTTTTACCATGTGTTCTAGCTTGGGTAAGGGTTGGCACATCTCTGTGGTATTTAATTCCATGTTGTGATGCAGGAAAATGTGTGAGGCAATATTGTGTTTAATATCAAGTCTATAAAGTGGAGTTTGAAATATTCTGCAGAATAATCAAGGTAAAATTTTGTCATGATAAAATTGGAAAAATTTAATTTTAGCATTAGGGTCTTAAACTCAACTGTTCATGAAAACTACAAGGGTTGAAAGGTGGCTGAcaattttgggttttttgtttcagCATTTGGAAAGTAAGCAAGAACTGGCGTGAAATTGTTATTCAAGACAAAAATGCATATCTCAGAAGAAAGCTGTACATAAAACAGCTGAAGATGGAAGCTGGGGTAATGTATCTCCTAAAGGCAGTATTTTTCTAAATATGGGACATGTTGGAAAAATTTGAGGAGAGGGGAAAAATTTAAAGGTCTTAGCAAACTGCAGAAATCTCTCCACTGATAATGAGCTGTAAAATCTTCACCCAGTAGATCTGACTCGGAATGGGTACATGGAACATTCTAAGTAAAaagtcacttttttttccccagtctttTGACTCTAGCCACACATCCAGGAAAATGTTTAAAACATGTAGCACTTGAAATCAACAAGAATTTAAAGCAAACCACCTTTCAGTCTTAAAATCCTGTCCCTTCCTTTTAATCTCTCGCATGCTCCATGTTATTTCTTCctttcccccctcacccttcctcccaTAGGTCTAAAATTGTGATTCCTTCCCAATTGTTAATTGCTTTTTCTTTGTAGTTTACTTTATCTGTAGAGTAGGGTTCTTTGAAGCAACCTGATAAGAATTTATGATCTGAAATGACTATCCTATAAACAGTTGGAAATATTTACCATTCAACTTTTTGAAATAGGAAAGATCTCAGAAAAAGTTGTAGGGAGAGAGATGGTCTTGTAAATGGTAAAGGAGATTCAATTAGTTCACCCTGAACtgattttgcttttttaatgTTTCCTCCAATGAGTCCTGTTTTGTCCACCTGTTCATTAAATACTAAACTTgtatttgaaagttttttttacaCTGTGTGTTGTACTTGTTTATagtggaaaaattaaaaatagttctaaaacaaattaaacaaagTCCTGATCATCTTAGCACTCATTGAAGCTGATTTCTCTTACGGTTATCATCTGTAACAGGGATGTCCCTTGCATGTTGAAGATGCTGCCACGCGACTTAATATTTTAAGTAGATCTGCTCTAAGGCCTGTCCAAGCTCAAGCTAAAACTGCTGTTTTGCAAACGCCACCTTCTTGCAATGAGCTTTTAACAcctactgcatgcagttctgttcCCCAGTCAGCTAGTAAACAGGAAGAGTATGTTAAGGTAAGTAACGTAGCTAGTTGTTAGCATTCACAATAAAGATTTCTTAAGATGAACAGCCAAGAACTGCAGGTATTAAATATTCTCTCCTCTCTTGATACAGATTGCTAAAACCCTTTTTATTGATGAAGCTTTAAAACCTTGCCCGAGATGTCATTACCCAGCTAAATATCAGCTGTTAAAGAAAAGGGGACTATGTAGCCGAGAAGCCTGTGCATTTGACttttgtattttgtgtttgtgCACTTTCCATGGGTCAAAAGAATGCAGTAGTGCATCTGCAAAGTGGCGAAATaaaaaagatgctcttccaggAAGTGCCCAAAGCAAGAGAAATTTAAAACGACTCTAAATTTGTAAGGTACACAGGTTTCTGTGCTCTCTCTGATACTCTGCTCCTGtctatatttttattaattatgcatattttgaaaataatgtcATTTTGCTTGATAATTAAATTGATTTCTCATGTACATATCTTAAATTAAATTAGTGTATTTTTGATAAGgttttgaaaaaattaaaaaagattttAAGCTTTTATGTCTTTTTACCCATCATGTAGCCAAACCTTTCTACAACCTTCATTTTTCAATAAAGTACTTTCAATATAGTCTTTTTAACATCTATTTTACAAATCACTTGAAAGTTTAAAGAGTCTTGTCTCAACGGCAAATTAAAGAAAATGATTTTAAACTTTCTTTTCTATGGGTTTTATTATGAGAGGTTttaaaaattacagctaaagtTTTTGAAAACATGCTGTAATGAGACATGATACAAGTACTGACTCAGGAAATACTACCACATTTCAATTGACAGTGCTACTAAGATTTTTTTGTTATAAAAGATAGAATTCTATCATATAATATTCTACTCTTATCTCCTGCATTTTACAGTGTGATGGCTCACTCATTAACTTCTGCATTAAAcctctgcatctgacaaagccagcctttgctcttgaaagcttatgctccaaaatatgttagtctataaggtgccagaggacttcttgttgtcttgaagatacagactaactcagctacctctctgatgcttgcaTTCACCCTGTAACTTCTTTATGAATTGTAAcataccttctttcaaaagatatccAGTCTGATTTaaaacttggaaaagagaaggctgagacgGGACGTGAtcgcagctttcaaatacctaaaagggtgttacaagaaggagggagaaaaattattctccttagtctctgatgatgggacaagaagcaatgggtttaattgtagcaagggaggcttaggttggacattaggaaaaatttcttaactgtcagggtggttaagtagtagaataaattgcctagggtgcttagaatctccatcaatggagatatttaagaacacattggataaatatctaatagggatgatactgatggtgcttgatcctgctctgagggcaggggactggactggacttgacctttttgaggtccctgccagtcctggtattctatgaaAGACTTCTGGTGACTTctggtgatggagaatctactacATCCACATAGTTCTAGTAGTTAATTATCCTCACTGCTTTAAAAAGGTGTACCTTATTtcttgtctgaatttgtctacaTTCAGCTTCTATTCATTGGACATTATACCTTTTTCAGGTAATGAACCATCTGTCGCAGTTCCAGGGTTATCTGTACCTTCACACACTCCTTGCCCCCAGTCTTTCCCCTGGCATCCACTTAAGATTTCAAGCTCCTAGCCATCACCTCTGTtgggcagagactgtctctctccctctacACTGGGTGCTTAAGCTTGCTGTCACTCTGCCTCTCACTGATTTCTCTAGTAGTTTGACTGGCAACAAGCACCTGTGGTTAATCTTTCTCCAGGTGTTGCAACAGTGTAAGCTAACCAGTCTTCTTTAAAAACAGTGGGAGCAAGAAGCAGATGGACAATGGAAAGCATAGGTCCTCTGCTTAACAGGGAAGGAGCACTAATAATTGATGTCATCAACAGGGCAGAGGTGTTTAATgtctattttgcttcagtcttcattatAAAGATTAAGGGTGACCAGATTAATATTAATTAATCTGCTCACCATTAACAACTAACATTAACAAGGGGGAAGGAGTGCAAGCCAATATAGGGAGAGAATGGCTAAAGAATATTCAGGTTGGCAAGGTGTGATTAAATTCATCCTAGAGTGTTTAAAGTATGAGTTGAGGCACTCTTGGAACCCTTATCAATTGTCTCATGGATGTTGAATGGGGTCCCAAAGGAGTGGAGAGAGGCAAACACAGTACCACTTCCAAAGGCACACAGAGAATTAGAGACCAATTGACTTAACTTACATACCGggaaaaacactggaaaaaataatcagtTTGTAACCCTGTAGAGGAGACTAGCATTACAAGGAACAGCCACCATCAatctgtcaagaacaaatcatgccgcaccaacctaatttcctcctTTAACTGAGTTACTGACTTAATAGGTCAATGGGAAGGAGTAAATGAgatcgtgtgtgtgtgttatgtaaGGCTTTTGACACTCACGTAGCAGTCTCATGAGCAAACTTGGGAAATGTGGTCTAAATGAAATTACAATCAGGTGCATTGAAAGACCAAACTCATGATAGTTACTAATGGTTCTCTCTGTGTCAAAACGACCTCAACTACAGGGAGAATTGGTCTcaattcaacaagatgaaattcaataaaaataagTACGAATTACTTGAcgtacaaaaaaaaatcaaatgcataagTAGGTACGCAAATAACTGGTAAGATGGtattactgctgaaaaggatgtgGGGGTTATAGTGGCTCACAAATTGAATGTAAGTCAATATTGATGCGGTTGTGGAAGAAAGCTAATCTCTTCCTGGGGCATATTAACAAGAATTTTGTCCATGAGACGTGTGATAGTTCTGCTCCACTGTATCATGGAGTTCAGCCAGTATCCAATTTTGTGTACCACAATTTAGGCaaatgtagacaaattggagacatCCAAAGTTGACCAACAAAAATGATACAAGGCTTAGGAAAAGTTAAAGGTCATGTTTAGTTTTGAGCAAACAAGATTAAGGAGGGGCCTGATACTAGTCTTCGAATGTATTAAGGATTCTTACAGAGGGGACAGGACTCAGTTATGTGGCAGGTCAATTGCATATAGGGCATGAAATAATGTGCTTAGTCTGcggcaagggaggtgtaggtgaGATAGGTGGAAAAACTTTCTATGTAGATACTTAAGTTTTGGAATAGACTTCCAAGCGAGTTGTTGGCACCTctattagaggtttttaagaaccaGTTGGTCTAACACCTGTCTGATGGTCTAAGTTGATTTTTGCCTTTCCTCATTGTAAGGGActtgacttcttgaggttccttctagctctacatttctatgatttataaagcagaaaaaaaaaaaaggacattgATTCTTAGGGTAACAGAAACACAGAAAATGTGTAAATACAATAAAAGTTCCATTAGGCAAGCTAAAAGCTTACTGGAGgtcacttcattttttttatagGGCCCTAGTAGACTAAAGCCTTCCCAGCTGTCCTGCAAAGGCTCAAGGGCCCCCATTGGGTAAAAGTTCCTGCTCGTTTGTTGAATCAAAAGAAGTCCCCGGGCCCTGTTTAAACTCAGCTTTTTTATGCTGAAAGCACTTTCTCTGTGTCTCCAGCAAACCCAGTTTGAACCAATATATTCTGCAAACCTTCTCAGAGCATAATACCTAACTGAAGGTGTTTACACCTTCAGGTATTCATCTTAATCACCCCTCATGCAATCATTTTATTTCCCACTGGAACTGCACACAGCCCTTGGCTCACAGTTCATtcaaaaatattcataaacttaaAACAACATGGTCCCCAGCAATACTGCACACAGTAGCTGTCACATCTGTCAGAAATGTCTCCCAATGTAGGTAACTGCAGACTGTGATCAAGCAAGTTACTACTTAACTTTCTTTCAGATAAACTAAACGGATTGAGTTGCTTGAGTCTCTTGCTATAAAACATACTTTAcagaccttgaatcattcttgtggctcttctctgtcTGAAGTGTGGATACTGGAACTGGATCACAATTCCAGTAATGGTCACACTAGTGCAATATGTGGCATGTAATAATACCTCCTTATTCTTACTTGATATTTTACTGCTTCTGCATCCGAGGCTCATATTTGCCCTCTTAGCTATAGCAGTGAATTTAGTGTTTAGGTACAATGGGCCAATTACTGTGATCCCTAGCTTTTCTTCAGTGCCGCTACATTCCAGAATGCAGATCCTTGTCTTGTGTGATCAATGTTCtctgttaataaagatgttgcttTACGTTAAAATGTATATTGTTGAACAAAGCTTTGTTTAACAAGTAACCCAAGCTGATTTCTGTAACTGACTTGTCCCCATCTTTATTGATAACTTCCCCTattttgtgtcatctacaaattttacTAGTAacgattttatgttttcttccagacaAGTGGTGAGACTATTTAATACAATGGGGTCAAGAACAATTCCTGTTGGACCCTCCCTAGAAAATGCTCCCTTCAGATCACAATCCTCCATTTACAGTTAATCAATTCTCAATCTGTTTAATATGGGTTATATTGCTTTCAATTTAATACTTGAAActgttaatttgcttcatcaactcgtccaactagtgacaggtaacggtcccctcccttttttttcccctcacctgACCCCTCCCTTCTAGGTAAATCCTGGATTCTATGTTTCTTATCCATTTTCATCCGAAGAATTGGATTCTTACGtatgaaagctcgtgacctaatatatttgttagtcgtctctaaggtgctacaggactgcttattgtttgTTAAGAAATGGGAGTATGTTATGTGAATAGTAAGCTTTATTGACCAAACTTGTGATCTCCTCAAAGAAGACGTTGTTGACAAGAGCTATCTTCCATAAAACcttgttgattggcattaattaggCCAATGCCTTTTTAGTaacaaaagaggagccagtactcagccagctctccaacccagccagtcccatggctggggctgctgtggtgctGGTACTCTGTAtgggcaagtaccggcacaaaaaagcaTTGAATTAAGTTATCACCTTCTAATTCTTGATTGATTGTACCCAGTATCAACTTCTTAATGTATTTGCTCAGAATTAATGTCAGTCTACAATTACGTGGATCATCTAGTTTGCTCTTTATTAAATATTGGCacattgcagttttttttttttttttactcgcTAGTCCTCTGGAAATTCCAGCATTAATAGTAACTTAACGCTCTTGGGTGTGAGTTAATAGCTGCTGTTTTACCTTAGAGagcaacaagaaatcttgtggcaccttagagactaacatattttggagcataagctttcgtgggcaaagacccgcttcatcagatgcatctaaggATCTtagagatgcatctgatgaagtgggtctttgcccacgaaagcttatgctccaaaatatctgttagtctctaaggtgccacaagacttcttgttgttctcatagctACAGGCtcacacagctacttctctgatacttgttttacCTTAGGCTAGTATACTCTGCTAGTACCATTACTAGGTTTGAGAGAAGGTCCCAGTTGGAAAGCCCATCTCTGAACAACTAAAAGTTTTCACCACCAGATTCGTTCCGTACTCTAAACTGTCAGCAGCAAATAGTAGTGTTAGCTATGTTTGCAATACAAGCAAATGTGGTACTGGAGCATAGTACAATAAAAACTTTTGTTATCCAGCTTGTTGGGGGATGGCAGGGTGGTGGTTAGTCAAATATTCTAGTTAACTACGCATTAACTGAAATAATTGTGGGAGGAGGTGAAGGCTCCAGGTGCGTGCCAGAGTAGGGCCAAAGATGAGGCacttgggggtgcaggagggttttggGATGATGGTTCCAGGTAGTACTCACTCAAGCAGCGCTCCACAAGTGGGATATATCCCTgtgttgtactgaaaagtactgcatgggatcttttcagggggaaaaaaggcaaaatgccacatttattggtaatacacacaTAGCAATCAACACTTGTATGCGTATGAtctatctctcacacacactctcctGTCTAGTTGCTGTTACTGATAGTTGCTTCCCTTAACTGCATTGTCCAGCTGAGTTAgatgtgggaggggtggagctgggcttctgctgATCTGGATTGGTGCTCCACTGCTGACAAGACAAAACCCAaggtccctgtgcaagatgccttccATTTACAGTGTCCTCTCTCATACAgcaacgaagtgtcctgtggcaccttatagactagcagaagagttttgagcatgggcttttgtgagcacagactcacttcatcagatgctggtcatggaaatccaTGATTTCCGtgaccagcgtctgatgaagtgactctgtgctcacgaaagctgctCAAAacttgtcctgtggcaccttatagactaacagaaaagttttgagcatgagcttttgtgagcacagagtcacttcatcagacgctggtcaCGGAAATCAtggatttccatgaccagcatgtgatgaagtgagtctgtgctcacaaaagctcatgctcaaaactcttctgttagtctataaggtgccacaggacccttcgttgctgttacagatccagactaacatggctacccgtcCGATACGCTCTCATACAGGTTGCCACCAGTTAGCCATCTCATGCATATGCGTAATCTGGAAGAGCAATctgatgaatatgcatttaggCATCTGTGGCACCTTCTCTTGGGTGGTGTTTCCTTCACCTTCAGAGTGGGGAGTGCTTCCAAAAGCAGTCACTTGCTGATGACTCCCGAAGTGTCCATATGTCCCatcttctttcaatgggcccacttcacaggttccattgttcttctcattggtcttAGATCTAGCTTCTATcccttctccaacccttgcaGTACCTG comes from the Carettochelys insculpta isolate YL-2023 chromosome 2, ASM3395843v1, whole genome shotgun sequence genome and includes:
- the FBXO43 gene encoding F-box only protein 43; the encoded protein is MSESCSVLCIFKRGRLSSSNSVKYSSFKDSSSASIFHDSGYNSSLKDPSLDHTDAEHKDELRTSSHSLLHEYCEHSHPNLIIPVLSPIENEKNSVSLFERKEGTVTTDFFETPKVSKKDSSLRRRLLLSKTALGSTVGGFERQANSSCCSKKNILPHALSFEERLSKSSSYSPRDNTYKPLATSTLKTEESSPVCQKFRLAFSQQRTSTIDDSKCKNNCLLEPECLSPIHPNISKDSILDKTPNQFSDSALVSANDESTYLELLSTPTCCMLSNTNENKVVTSVSNLIADFNLDLLDINAPPTHVVNGSDISVPEDSRFDSLVLGKSEDSSSDHEGSFQELLQKQKEVSELLDAKRKLRKLDRVRRLSTLRERGSQSETEEDYNVTLITSEHKSKVSRDPASEDRGLVFNENSGDFVLNLGDLSRTPALQVVHEIFMRSKRKGAQKNGLLENTGRADMSVLEHILSGLIGKKMGLEKLDILTELKYRDLKHILAIVLDAVTVESLCSIWKVSKNWREIVIQDKNAYLRRKLYIKQLKMEAGGCPLHVEDAATRLNILSRSALRPVQAQAKTAVLQTPPSCNELLTPTACSSVPQSASKQEEYVKIAKTLFIDEALKPCPRCHYPAKYQLLKKRGLCSREACAFDFCILCLCTFHGSKECSSASAKWRNKKDALPGSAQSKRNLKRL